In one window of Clavelina lepadiformis chromosome 4, kaClaLepa1.1, whole genome shotgun sequence DNA:
- the LOC143452328 gene encoding 5-oxoprolinase-like isoform X2, which yields MGRILQRTAISTNIKERLDFSCALFGPDGRLVSNAPHIPSHLGAMLDGVQYLMWAIEINEGDCIVSNHPCAEGVHLPVYSREFTSCSRTHNLHGNLADLRALVAANQKGIHLVQELISSSATFDFEGTSPMVLNKLNAPRAISKSAIIHSLRCMVGYDIPLNQGCLLPIPVNIPKWSILDPDYQISRYPVVLKNLHAASPLAETGF from the exons ATGGGTAGGATTCTACAACGGACAGCAATATCCACTAACATTAAG GAACGACTTGACTTCTCGTGCGCTCTTTTCGGACCCGATGGTCGTCTTGTTTCCAACGCTCCTCACATCCCAAGCCACCTAGGGGCCATGTTGGATGGCGTGCAGTACCTGATGTGGGCGATAGAGATCAATGAAGGAGATTGCATCGTCTCCAATCATCCATGTGCTGAAGGAGTTCATCTTCCTGTTTACTCTC GAGAATTCACTAGTTGCAGCCGGACCCACAATCTCCATGGCAACCTGGCCGACTTGAGAGCGCTAGTTGCCGCTAACCAAAAG GGTATCCACCTGGTCCAGGAGCTCATATCGAGCAGCGCGACATTCGATTTCGAAGGGACATCCCCTATGGTGTTAAACAAGTTGAACGCGCCGAGAGCGATCAGCAAATCTGCCATCATCCACTCCCTCAGGTGCATGGTGGGCTACGACATCCCGCTTAACCAGGGCTGCCTCCTCCCTATTCCCGTCAACATACCCAAGTGGTCCATACTCGACCCCGACTATCAGATATCCAGATATCCGGTCGTCCTCAAGAACCTCCATGCAGCTTCTCCACTGGCGGAGACGGGGTTTTGA
- the LOC143451731 gene encoding 5-oxoprolinase-like, which yields MSSYFDGGHFDISVHFMEDLSYGHVIHRPAIIIDKNSTILVEPDCKAEMTKKGDVTIMIGKGKSKHIGKELDAIQLSIFSHRCYFVD from the exons ATGTCAAGTTATTTCGATGGAGGTCATTTCGACATTAGCGTCCATTTCATGGAGGACCTGTCATATGGTCACGTGATTCACCGTCCAGCGATCATCATCGACAAGAATAGCACAATCTTGGTCGAACCCGACTGCAAGGCAGAGATGACTAAGAAAG GTGATGTGACCATCATGATAGGGAAGGGAAAGTCGAAGCATATTGGCAAGGAATTGGACGCCATCCAACTCTCTATATTTTCACACAG gtGTTATTTCGTGGACTGA
- the LOC143452328 gene encoding 5-oxoprolinase-like isoform X1 — protein sequence MGRILQRTAISTNIKERLDFSCALFGPDGRLVSNAPHIPSHLGAMLDGVQYLMWAIEINEGDCIVSNHPCAEGVHLPVYSQVTAFLTLPGEFTSCSRTHNLHGNLADLRALVAANQKGIHLVQELISSSATFDFEGTSPMVLNKLNAPRAISKSAIIHSLRCMVGYDIPLNQGCLLPIPVNIPKWSILDPDYQISRYPVVLKNLHAASPLAETGF from the exons ATGGGTAGGATTCTACAACGGACAGCAATATCCACTAACATTAAG GAACGACTTGACTTCTCGTGCGCTCTTTTCGGACCCGATGGTCGTCTTGTTTCCAACGCTCCTCACATCCCAAGCCACCTAGGGGCCATGTTGGATGGCGTGCAGTACCTGATGTGGGCGATAGAGATCAATGAAGGAGATTGCATCGTCTCCAATCATCCATGTGCTGAAGGAGTTCATCTTCCTGTTTACTCTC AAGTAACAGCGTTTCTCACGCTCCCAGGAGAATTCACTAGTTGCAGCCGGACCCACAATCTCCATGGCAACCTGGCCGACTTGAGAGCGCTAGTTGCCGCTAACCAAAAG GGTATCCACCTGGTCCAGGAGCTCATATCGAGCAGCGCGACATTCGATTTCGAAGGGACATCCCCTATGGTGTTAAACAAGTTGAACGCGCCGAGAGCGATCAGCAAATCTGCCATCATCCACTCCCTCAGGTGCATGGTGGGCTACGACATCCCGCTTAACCAGGGCTGCCTCCTCCCTATTCCCGTCAACATACCCAAGTGGTCCATACTCGACCCCGACTATCAGATATCCAGATATCCGGTCGTCCTCAAGAACCTCCATGCAGCTTCTCCACTGGCGGAGACGGGGTTTTGA